The following proteins come from a genomic window of Mycobacterium sp. DL:
- a CDS encoding ABC transporter ATP-binding protein produces the protein MSLETVARQSLYRQTHARGGDLRSLADRRLLGRIWRFAARHHRRLAVFLAVSVVSAVLTVVTPLLAGRVVDQITGAGSSAVVVALALVIAAVALAEAGVSLVTRWLSSRIGEGLILDLRTAVFDHVQRMPVAFFTRTRTGALVSRLGNDVMGAQRAFSDTLSGVVSNLVALTLTLVVMLSISWQITLLSLALMPLFLIPARRIGSSMARLSREAAAHNATMNTQMTERFSAPGATLVKLFGDSGDESREFRVRAGRVRDIGVRTAMLQATFMNSLTLMSALALALVYGLGGALAIGGQLQAGAVVSLALLLTRLYAPLTALANARVEVATALVSFERVFEVLDLVPLIEERPGATAVPAGPVTVDFDSVRFSYPSADKVSLASLEEVAELDERGGDEVLHGLSFTAQPGQMVALVGSSGAGKSTIAALLARLYDVDSGAIRLNGIDLRDLTFASLKDTVGMVTQDGHLFHESIGSNLRLAAPEATDDQLWEALERARLADVVADMPDGLDTVVGERGYRLSGGQRQRLTIARVLLASPQVVVLDEATASLDSESEAAVQQALAEALAGRTSLVIAHRLSTVRAADVILVVEDGLIVERGTHTELLARGGRYADLYRTQFGTDRRNCAPRGPHSPFCARNTVSAEGLTTCAQWEDLLSE, from the coding sequence ATGAGTTTGGAAACGGTTGCCAGGCAATCGCTGTACCGGCAGACGCACGCGCGGGGCGGCGATCTGCGATCGTTGGCGGACCGACGCCTGCTCGGCCGGATCTGGCGCTTCGCTGCGCGGCATCACCGCAGGTTGGCGGTGTTCCTGGCGGTGAGCGTCGTCAGCGCGGTGCTGACCGTGGTGACCCCGCTGCTCGCCGGTCGGGTGGTCGACCAGATCACCGGCGCCGGCAGTTCGGCGGTGGTCGTGGCGCTGGCGCTGGTGATCGCAGCGGTCGCGCTCGCCGAAGCGGGGGTGTCGCTGGTCACGCGGTGGCTGTCCTCGAGGATCGGCGAAGGTCTGATCCTGGACCTGCGCACCGCGGTCTTCGACCACGTGCAGCGGATGCCGGTGGCGTTCTTCACCCGCACCCGTACCGGCGCACTGGTCAGCCGGTTGGGCAACGATGTGATGGGAGCGCAGCGCGCGTTCTCCGACACGCTCTCAGGGGTGGTGTCCAACCTGGTCGCGCTGACGTTGACGCTGGTGGTGATGCTGAGCATCTCGTGGCAGATCACGCTGCTGTCGCTGGCGCTGATGCCCTTGTTCCTGATCCCGGCACGCCGGATCGGCAGCTCCATGGCGCGGCTGTCGCGTGAGGCGGCGGCCCACAACGCCACGATGAACACGCAGATGACGGAGCGGTTCTCCGCGCCCGGGGCGACTCTGGTGAAGTTGTTCGGCGACTCCGGCGACGAGTCCCGCGAATTCCGGGTGCGCGCCGGCCGTGTCCGCGACATCGGGGTGCGCACCGCGATGCTGCAGGCGACGTTCATGAACTCGTTGACGCTGATGTCGGCGTTGGCCCTGGCGCTGGTGTACGGGCTGGGCGGGGCGTTGGCCATCGGCGGGCAGCTGCAGGCCGGCGCGGTGGTCTCGTTGGCTCTGCTGCTGACCCGGCTGTACGCACCGCTGACCGCGCTGGCCAATGCGCGGGTGGAGGTCGCCACGGCGCTGGTGAGCTTCGAGCGGGTCTTCGAGGTTCTGGATCTGGTCCCGCTGATCGAGGAGCGACCCGGTGCCACGGCGGTGCCCGCCGGCCCGGTCACCGTGGACTTCGACTCGGTCCGGTTCTCCTACCCGTCCGCCGACAAGGTGTCGCTGGCCTCGCTGGAGGAGGTGGCCGAGCTGGACGAGCGCGGCGGCGACGAGGTGCTGCACGGCCTGTCCTTCACCGCGCAACCCGGTCAGATGGTGGCGTTGGTGGGATCGTCGGGTGCGGGGAAGTCGACCATTGCGGCACTGCTGGCACGGCTGTACGACGTCGACTCCGGCGCGATCAGGTTGAACGGGATCGATCTGCGTGATCTCACGTTCGCGTCGTTGAAGGACACCGTGGGCATGGTCACCCAGGACGGGCACCTGTTCCACGAGTCCATCGGGTCGAATCTCCGGCTGGCCGCTCCCGAGGCGACCGACGACCAGCTGTGGGAGGCGCTGGAGCGCGCCCGGTTGGCCGATGTGGTCGCCGACATGCCCGACGGTCTGGACACCGTGGTGGGGGAGCGTGGCTACCGGCTCTCGGGTGGTCAGCGGCAGCGGCTGACGATCGCGCGGGTGCTGCTGGCCTCCCCGCAGGTGGTGGTGCTCGACGAGGCGACGGCATCCCTGGACTCGGAGTCGGAGGCCGCGGTGCAGCAGGCGCTCGCCGAGGCATTGGCGGGCCGGACTTCCCTGGTCATCGCGCATCGTCTTTCCACCGTGCGGGCCGCGGACGTGATCCTGGTCGTCGAGGACGGGCTCATTGTCGAGCGCGGTACGCACACGGAGTTGCTGGCGCGCGGTGGCCGCTACGCCGACCTGTACCGCACCCAGTTCGGCACCGACCGCCGAAACTGCGCTCCGCGCGGCCCCCACTCCCCTTTCTGCGCGCGGAATACCGTTTCGGCAGAGGGGTTAACCACTTGCGCGCAATGGGAAGATCTACTAAGTGAGTGA
- a CDS encoding ABC transporter ATP-binding protein has translation MSDSSNALRAAPAIAPPFKQVRASSDLWRMMPYLMPYRVRWIAMIVVALASLAATVAIPLMTKAVIDGPVRQQDQQGLWMLGAAAMGIGVAEAVLWFIRRWLVARATMGVEADIRKDLYARLQILPMSFHGRWQSGQLLSRIMNDLSTIRRFMSFGLIFLMLNVLQIAVVTTILLAMYWPLGVVVLVSIVPITLTVLHFQQEYTRLSRQAQDQAGHVATHVEESALGLRVVKSFGREDYVYDRFDEQLTDLYDTQVRRVSVSAKFWTLLEVIPNLTLIVVLGFGAYAAGHGQVTMGTLVAFITMMLSLVWPIASLGFLLSMTQESFTAANRIAEIFDAPREIVDGPRDQPARGGRLELVDVGFRFPDGEDVGASGGADEWVLRHVDVTVEPGETLALVGSTGSGKSVLASLLSRLYDVTEGEIRIDAQDIRELSLEALRRTVATAFEDPTLFSMSVAENLRLGRPDATEADLRQAIDVAAAQFVYDLPFGLDTRIGEQGMSLSGGQRQRLSLARAILANPRILVLDDTLSALDVHTEAEVEEALRRVLHSVTGIVVAHRASTVLLADRVALLQNGTITHVGTHTELLATVPAYRYLLAADDELDDGAERDCTWREDEERARLQREVLEERL, from the coding sequence GTGAGTGACTCCTCGAACGCGCTGCGCGCGGCGCCCGCGATAGCGCCGCCGTTCAAGCAGGTGAGGGCCAGTTCAGACCTGTGGCGGATGATGCCCTACCTGATGCCGTACCGCGTCCGGTGGATCGCGATGATCGTGGTCGCGCTCGCCAGCCTCGCCGCCACCGTGGCGATCCCGCTGATGACCAAGGCAGTGATCGACGGCCCGGTCCGGCAGCAGGACCAGCAGGGCCTGTGGATGCTCGGCGCCGCGGCGATGGGCATCGGCGTCGCCGAGGCGGTGCTGTGGTTCATCCGCCGCTGGTTGGTGGCGCGCGCCACGATGGGCGTCGAGGCCGACATCCGCAAAGACCTCTACGCGCGGCTTCAGATCCTGCCGATGTCGTTCCACGGCCGGTGGCAGTCCGGTCAGTTGCTGTCGCGGATCATGAACGATCTGAGCACGATTCGCCGGTTCATGTCGTTCGGCCTGATCTTCCTGATGCTCAACGTGCTGCAGATCGCCGTCGTCACCACGATCCTGCTGGCGATGTACTGGCCTCTCGGGGTCGTCGTGCTGGTCTCGATCGTGCCGATCACGCTGACGGTGCTGCATTTCCAGCAGGAGTACACCCGCCTGTCCCGCCAGGCCCAGGACCAGGCCGGTCACGTGGCCACGCACGTCGAGGAGTCCGCGCTCGGCCTTCGTGTCGTCAAGTCCTTCGGCCGGGAGGACTACGTCTACGACCGCTTCGACGAGCAACTGACCGATCTGTACGACACCCAGGTGCGCAGGGTTTCGGTGTCGGCCAAATTCTGGACGCTGCTGGAGGTCATCCCCAACCTGACGCTCATCGTGGTCCTCGGATTCGGTGCCTACGCGGCCGGCCACGGCCAGGTGACGATGGGAACGCTCGTCGCGTTCATCACGATGATGCTGTCGCTGGTGTGGCCGATCGCGTCGCTGGGCTTCCTGCTGTCGATGACGCAGGAGTCGTTCACCGCCGCCAACCGAATCGCCGAGATCTTCGACGCTCCACGCGAAATCGTCGACGGACCACGGGACCAGCCCGCGCGGGGCGGGCGCCTCGAACTCGTCGACGTGGGCTTCCGGTTTCCCGACGGCGAAGATGTGGGCGCGTCCGGAGGGGCGGACGAATGGGTTCTGCGGCACGTCGATGTCACCGTCGAACCCGGTGAGACGTTGGCGCTCGTCGGTTCCACCGGGTCCGGCAAATCGGTGCTGGCCAGTCTGCTGTCCCGGTTGTACGACGTCACCGAGGGCGAGATCCGGATCGACGCGCAGGACATCCGCGAGTTGTCGCTGGAGGCCCTGCGGCGCACGGTCGCCACCGCGTTCGAGGATCCGACGCTGTTCTCGATGTCGGTCGCGGAGAATCTCCGACTCGGCCGGCCGGACGCCACCGAAGCCGACCTGCGGCAGGCCATCGACGTCGCGGCCGCCCAATTCGTCTACGACCTGCCGTTCGGCCTGGATACCCGTATCGGCGAGCAGGGCATGAGCTTGTCCGGTGGTCAGCGCCAACGACTTTCGCTGGCCCGGGCCATTCTCGCCAACCCGCGGATCCTGGTGCTCGACGACACGCTCTCCGCGCTGGACGTGCACACCGAGGCGGAGGTCGAGGAGGCGCTGCGCCGCGTGCTGCATTCGGTCACCGGCATCGTGGTGGCGCACCGCGCGTCGACGGTGTTGCTCGCCGACCGGGTCGCGCTGCTGCAGAACGGCACCATCACCCACGTCGGCACCCATACCGAGTTGCTGGCCACCGTCCCCGCCTACCGGTACCTGCTGGCCGCGGACGACGAACTCGACGACGGGGCCGAGCGGGACTGCACGTGGCGTGAAGACGAAGAGCGGGCGCGGCTGCAGCGTGAAGTGCTGGAGGAGAGGCTGTGA
- a CDS encoding ABC transporter ATP-binding protein: MTATPEEQTTTDWRGKFDEQGDLPIDETVPRQREARALLGSLLRPYRWTVAFLAVIVVVENVARLSVPLLVQKGIDDGIPPLLEGGPATTLMTIVAALCGVVVVQAISRLYFLRRSGRTGQKVLLELRRRVFRHFGKLDIAFHDRYTSGRVVSRSTNDVEAIQDMLETGFDSLITAVLTLIGTSVLLIVLDPKLGLMCLVAFPVLVLLVVWFHRESSLIYREVREVSALVIVQFVETMTGIKAVQAYRREPRNQEIFEDVADRYRVINEKTFKLLAVFMPGVKLVGNITTGVVLLYGGYRVLNGEMTIGTLTAFLLYLRMFFEPMQEISQFFNTFQSASSALEKLAGVLAEKPGIDDPADPVELGAVRGEITFDNVQFEYARGRPVLPGLDLVVPAGQTVALVGTTGAGKSTIAKLVTRFYDPVSGSVSLDGVDLRDVAQAELRRHVVMVTQENFLFGGTVADNIRFGRPDATDEEVRGAAAAVGADVFIEALPDGFETDVAKRGGRLSAGQRQLVAFARAFLADPAVLILDEATSSLDIPSERMVQRALETVLADRTALVIAHRLSTVKIADRVLVLEHGRIVEDGSPEELTSREGGHYAALHQSWVQSLA; the protein is encoded by the coding sequence GTGACGGCGACGCCCGAGGAGCAGACGACAACCGATTGGCGCGGCAAGTTCGACGAGCAGGGCGACCTGCCCATCGACGAGACGGTGCCACGGCAGCGTGAGGCTCGCGCGCTGCTGGGCTCGCTGCTTCGGCCCTACCGGTGGACGGTCGCTTTCCTGGCCGTCATCGTCGTAGTGGAAAACGTTGCACGGCTGTCGGTTCCGCTGCTGGTGCAGAAGGGCATCGACGACGGCATCCCGCCGCTGCTCGAGGGCGGGCCGGCCACGACATTGATGACGATCGTCGCGGCGTTGTGCGGGGTGGTGGTGGTGCAGGCGATCAGCCGACTGTACTTCCTGCGCCGCTCGGGCCGCACCGGCCAGAAGGTGCTGCTCGAACTGCGTCGGCGAGTGTTCCGTCATTTCGGCAAGCTGGACATCGCATTTCACGATCGGTACACCTCCGGCCGGGTGGTGAGTCGGTCCACCAACGACGTCGAGGCAATCCAGGACATGCTGGAAACCGGCTTCGACAGCCTGATCACCGCGGTGCTCACGCTGATCGGTACCTCGGTGCTGCTGATCGTGCTGGACCCCAAGCTCGGCCTGATGTGCCTGGTGGCGTTCCCCGTTCTGGTGCTGCTGGTCGTGTGGTTCCACCGCGAGTCCTCCCTCATCTACCGCGAGGTCCGCGAGGTCTCAGCGTTGGTCATCGTGCAGTTCGTCGAGACGATGACGGGAATCAAAGCGGTGCAGGCGTATCGGCGGGAGCCGCGCAACCAGGAGATCTTCGAAGACGTCGCGGACCGCTACCGGGTGATCAACGAGAAGACGTTCAAACTGCTCGCCGTGTTCATGCCCGGCGTCAAGCTGGTCGGCAACATCACCACTGGCGTGGTGCTGCTCTACGGCGGCTATCGGGTGCTGAACGGCGAGATGACGATCGGCACGCTGACCGCGTTCCTGCTGTATCTGCGCATGTTCTTCGAACCCATGCAGGAGATCTCGCAGTTCTTCAACACGTTTCAGTCCGCGTCCTCGGCGCTGGAGAAGCTCGCCGGTGTGCTCGCGGAGAAGCCGGGCATCGATGACCCGGCCGACCCCGTGGAGCTGGGGGCGGTCCGCGGCGAGATCACTTTCGACAACGTGCAATTCGAGTACGCTCGGGGCAGGCCGGTGTTGCCCGGCCTGGACCTGGTGGTACCCGCGGGGCAGACGGTCGCGTTGGTCGGCACGACGGGCGCGGGCAAGTCGACGATCGCCAAGCTGGTGACACGGTTCTACGACCCGGTGTCGGGGTCGGTCTCGCTCGACGGGGTGGATCTGCGGGATGTGGCGCAGGCCGAGTTGCGTCGTCACGTCGTGATGGTGACCCAGGAGAACTTCCTGTTCGGCGGAACGGTCGCCGACAACATCCGCTTCGGCAGGCCGGATGCCACCGACGAGGAGGTTCGCGGCGCCGCCGCGGCAGTCGGGGCAGACGTCTTCATCGAAGCGCTGCCCGACGGTTTCGAGACCGACGTCGCCAAGCGAGGCGGGCGGCTCTCAGCGGGGCAACGGCAACTCGTCGCGTTCGCGCGGGCGTTCCTGGCCGACCCGGCGGTGTTGATCCTGGACGAGGCGACCTCCTCGCTGGACATCCCGAGCGAGCGGATGGTGCAGCGCGCGCTGGAGACGGTGCTGGCCGACCGCACCGCACTGGTGATCGCACATCGTCTGTCGACGGTGAAGATCGCCGACAGGGTGCTGGTGCTCGAGCACGGCCGCATCGTCGAAGACGGTTCGCCGGAGGAACTCACCTCCCGCGAGGGCGGTCATTACGCAGCGTTGCATCAGTCCTGGGTGCAGTCGCTGGCCTGA
- a CDS encoding AMP-binding protein, which yields MTATSLNTEKYRAARDRLVDVIADYETAVETFEWPRLDGAFNWATDWFDVIAAGNDNTALWIVEQDGSEQKITFAQMARRSDQVAAWLRGLGVGKGDRVILMLGNQVELWESMLAVAKLGAVIMPTTSALGPADITDRIGRGRARFVIANSSDSGKFEGIDAEFTGISVGGDAAGWHAYAGADTVEPDGPFDPGTDTTDPLLVYFTSGTTSRPKLVEHSQVSYPVGHMSTMAWIGVRPGDVHLAISSPGWAKHAWSCFFAPWIAEATIFVYNYARFDSAALLHQIRRAGVSTFCAPPTVWRMLIQAELGERPETLREILGAGEPLNPEVIGAVQRSWGLTIRDGFGQTETTLQVGNTPGQPVKAGSMGRPMPGVPVVLVDPLSGDLADEGEICLDLSATPVNLMTGYVDDEKRNALVMRDGYYHTGDVASRDEDGYITYIGRTDDVFKSSDYKVSPFELESVLIEHPAVVEAAVVPQPDATRLAVPKAYVVLAEGWSADENTARAILEYSRDHLAPYLKVRRVEFFDLPKTISGKIRRVELRRREDDAHRSGEVIATEYRYEDVVDRRS from the coding sequence ATGACTGCAACCTCGTTGAACACCGAGAAGTATCGCGCCGCGCGCGATCGACTGGTCGACGTGATCGCCGACTACGAGACGGCCGTGGAGACCTTCGAGTGGCCGCGGTTGGACGGCGCTTTCAACTGGGCCACCGACTGGTTCGATGTGATCGCCGCCGGTAACGACAACACCGCGCTGTGGATCGTCGAGCAGGACGGCAGCGAGCAGAAGATCACGTTCGCGCAGATGGCCCGTCGGTCCGATCAGGTAGCGGCCTGGCTTCGTGGGCTCGGTGTCGGGAAGGGCGATCGTGTCATCCTGATGCTCGGCAACCAGGTCGAGTTGTGGGAGTCGATGCTGGCGGTCGCGAAGCTCGGCGCGGTGATCATGCCGACGACCAGCGCTCTCGGCCCGGCCGACATCACCGATCGGATCGGTCGCGGGCGCGCTCGCTTCGTGATCGCCAACTCCTCGGATTCGGGAAAGTTCGAGGGCATCGATGCCGAGTTCACCGGGATTTCGGTGGGCGGCGACGCGGCAGGGTGGCACGCCTATGCCGGCGCGGACACGGTGGAGCCGGACGGGCCCTTCGATCCCGGGACCGACACCACCGACCCGCTGCTGGTCTACTTCACGTCCGGTACCACCAGCAGGCCCAAGCTCGTCGAGCATTCGCAGGTGAGCTATCCGGTGGGGCACATGTCCACGATGGCGTGGATCGGGGTGCGCCCCGGCGACGTCCACCTGGCCATCAGCTCTCCGGGCTGGGCCAAGCACGCCTGGAGTTGCTTCTTCGCGCCGTGGATAGCCGAGGCGACGATCTTCGTCTACAACTACGCCCGCTTCGACTCCGCCGCCCTGCTGCACCAGATCCGGCGCGCAGGAGTGAGTACCTTCTGTGCCCCACCGACAGTGTGGCGCATGCTGATTCAGGCCGAGCTCGGTGAGCGGCCGGAGACGCTGCGCGAGATTCTGGGTGCAGGTGAGCCGCTGAACCCCGAGGTGATCGGTGCGGTACAGCGTTCATGGGGGTTGACCATCCGCGACGGGTTCGGTCAGACGGAGACGACGTTGCAGGTCGGCAACACTCCGGGGCAACCGGTGAAAGCGGGTTCGATGGGACGCCCGATGCCCGGGGTGCCCGTCGTGCTGGTGGACCCGCTCAGTGGCGACCTCGCCGACGAGGGGGAGATCTGTCTGGATCTGAGTGCCACGCCGGTGAACCTGATGACGGGTTATGTCGACGACGAGAAACGCAACGCACTCGTCATGCGGGACGGCTATTACCACACCGGTGACGTCGCCAGCCGCGACGAGGACGGCTACATCACCTACATCGGTCGCACCGACGATGTGTTCAAGTCGTCGGACTACAAGGTGTCGCCGTTCGAACTCGAGAGCGTGCTCATCGAGCACCCCGCAGTTGTGGAGGCCGCCGTGGTGCCGCAGCCCGACGCCACCCGACTGGCGGTCCCCAAGGCGTACGTGGTGCTCGCCGAAGGGTGGTCGGCCGATGAAAACACCGCCCGAGCCATCCTCGAGTACTCACGCGACCACCTGGCGCCGTATCTGAAAGTTCGACGCGTCGAGTTCTTCGATCTGCCCAAGACCATCTCGGGCAAGATCCGCCGGGTCGAGTTGCGTCGACGCGAGGACGACGCGCACCGCTCGGGCGAGGTCATAGCAACCGAGTACCGCTACGAAGACGTCGTCGATCGGCGATCATAG
- a CDS encoding Ig-like domain-containing protein produces the protein MAKANYVGRVGALAVALGIGTAVVVSPGVVWAQPGNDTSSDGTADKARESSQDATARKDSTGDADAPQSSDTDDSDDTDDSDDTDESDDTDTDADAESDDTDTDSDAESDTDVGDGSVDIDDPSDDASSDDDADAEVETSKPRKQSSRDNSPQAPSERVEPSPDAESDDGDKPDTDQDATASEDADAEQPPTRGEAEAVIPGTVTESAGVADEDVAADLPATSAAAVVTTLLAPFVSPHGTDSPAAPIESPLLWAVLAFARRQFGQQRDEISQSGAQVGTTELVEAVDNAAPVPGEVTHGGPGFFTGSVSGRVTATDPDGDRLTFTGSTTTDKGQVTVLSSGRFIYSPTAAARHAAAADDATDADKVNTFTVTITDTAGNTATQLVTLDISPTNAVPFGARARAGAGNLSTGSVIVTVSAFDFDRDTLSFTGSPATDKGTLVDNGNGTFTYTPTAAAREAASEPGAPADARTDTLTFTVSDGHGGLRTASVTVDVTPVIEASASTPGRAAGPVIVSSNGTVYQVIYDVDPTTMLPTRTRVSILDENGQVLRTTGDIAGAPREQAPAVVRPDGSLVLTTYKESTNTTVISIVDGFGEVKKAGTVIGQASAPVQVTSNGTVFLQTRQFSQSGDRLVRLSTTNGVRVYSLGVAGGAPAIAPDGSAYVVAESPLFGIPSLLAVGPSGNARRVSLPLGAMTPDDAVIGPDGLAYFMVGRQSLSGSDMTRVYTFTGTSSTIREIPGGPVRETVVTADGVYQATYDESTGMSYISRISSDAITTSDPIDGFVINAITVTPTGTVYVALRDFSSLIDRVAVVSSDGEVATVAIPGSIVLVTPSVPSAGASVGNPNAGENGYVAYTDGGTTYLAVLDPDGTITRTVALPEGGVVTNPVSVSPDGAVYQVIQFRDAQGRVASEAVLTLSNDAVTTALPGSPLQPNYESIEFGPDGTAYLVTVESATFTYHFLGIDEDGATVVTLDATGPLVPQQSNYVFDQAALAFGADGTAYATLLGADAGVWALSPQGATKVLDVDLGPGGTLEPVAFGTDGTPYVTVTQRVGDEYVTTVQTFTPPTVL, from the coding sequence GTGGCGAAAGCTAATTATGTGGGTCGGGTCGGTGCGCTTGCCGTTGCGCTGGGGATCGGTACCGCGGTGGTCGTTTCACCGGGGGTGGTCTGGGCGCAACCGGGCAATGACACGTCATCTGACGGAACCGCCGACAAGGCCCGCGAGTCGTCGCAGGATGCGACTGCACGTAAGGATTCCACAGGCGATGCCGACGCTCCCCAATCGAGCGACACCGATGATTCAGACGACACCGATGATTCAGACGACACCGACGAGTCGGATGACACCGACACCGACGCCGACGCCGAGTCGGACGACACCGACACCGACAGCGACGCCGAGTCGGACACCGACGTCGGCGACGGGTCCGTCGACATCGATGATCCGAGCGATGACGCATCCAGTGACGACGATGCCGACGCCGAGGTAGAGACGTCGAAGCCGAGGAAGCAGTCCTCCCGCGACAACTCGCCGCAAGCCCCATCTGAGCGAGTCGAGCCTTCGCCGGATGCCGAGTCCGACGACGGCGACAAGCCCGACACTGACCAGGATGCAACGGCTTCCGAGGACGCCGACGCCGAACAGCCACCCACCCGGGGCGAGGCGGAGGCGGTCATACCCGGCACCGTCACCGAGTCGGCCGGTGTCGCGGACGAGGACGTAGCCGCTGACCTGCCTGCGACATCTGCCGCTGCTGTGGTCACCACTCTGCTCGCGCCCTTCGTGTCACCGCACGGCACCGACAGCCCCGCCGCACCGATCGAATCACCGCTGCTGTGGGCGGTTTTGGCGTTCGCGCGGCGCCAGTTCGGGCAGCAGCGAGACGAGATCAGCCAATCGGGGGCCCAGGTCGGCACCACCGAACTGGTCGAGGCCGTCGACAACGCGGCACCGGTGCCCGGTGAGGTGACCCACGGTGGCCCGGGCTTCTTCACCGGTTCGGTCAGCGGTCGGGTGACGGCGACGGACCCCGACGGCGATCGCCTCACCTTCACCGGGTCAACGACCACCGACAAGGGGCAGGTCACGGTGCTGTCGTCGGGGCGCTTCATCTACAGCCCGACTGCCGCGGCCCGCCACGCAGCGGCGGCCGACGATGCCACCGACGCGGACAAGGTCAACACCTTCACCGTCACCATCACCGACACTGCGGGCAACACCGCGACACAGCTGGTCACTCTCGACATCTCGCCGACGAATGCGGTGCCTTTCGGCGCGCGGGCACGCGCCGGCGCGGGAAATCTGAGTACCGGTTCGGTGATCGTCACCGTGAGCGCCTTCGATTTCGACAGGGACACACTCAGTTTCACCGGAAGCCCGGCAACCGACAAGGGAACGTTGGTCGACAACGGCAACGGCACGTTCACCTACACGCCGACCGCCGCGGCACGCGAAGCCGCATCTGAGCCGGGGGCCCCGGCTGACGCCAGAACCGATACGTTGACCTTCACCGTCAGCGATGGCCATGGCGGGCTACGGACTGCGAGCGTCACTGTCGATGTCACGCCCGTCATCGAGGCGAGCGCGTCGACCCCCGGCAGGGCCGCCGGGCCGGTCATCGTCAGTTCCAACGGAACCGTGTACCAGGTTATCTACGACGTGGATCCGACGACGATGCTGCCCACCCGCACGCGCGTCAGCATTCTCGACGAGAACGGCCAGGTGCTGAGGACCACCGGCGACATCGCCGGCGCTCCGCGGGAGCAGGCACCCGCGGTGGTGCGTCCGGACGGCAGCCTGGTCCTCACGACCTACAAGGAATCCACCAATACGACGGTCATCTCGATCGTGGACGGGTTCGGCGAGGTCAAGAAGGCCGGGACGGTGATCGGCCAGGCGTCCGCACCCGTGCAGGTCACCTCGAATGGGACGGTGTTCCTGCAGACCCGGCAGTTCAGCCAGTCCGGCGATCGACTCGTCCGCCTGTCGACCACCAACGGGGTCCGGGTGTATTCCCTCGGGGTGGCGGGCGGCGCGCCGGCGATTGCGCCTGACGGCAGTGCCTACGTCGTGGCCGAGAGCCCACTGTTCGGCATTCCCTCGCTGTTGGCGGTCGGGCCGAGCGGTAACGCTCGACGGGTGTCCCTTCCGCTGGGCGCGATGACTCCCGACGACGCGGTCATCGGTCCGGATGGCCTGGCGTACTTCATGGTCGGTCGCCAGTCGTTGTCCGGCAGCGACATGACACGGGTGTACACCTTCACCGGGACGTCGAGCACGATCCGCGAGATCCCGGGCGGGCCGGTCAGGGAGACGGTGGTGACTGCCGACGGGGTGTACCAGGCCACCTACGATGAGTCCACCGGTATGTCCTATATCTCGAGGATCTCCTCAGACGCCATCACGACCTCGGACCCCATAGACGGTTTTGTCATCAACGCGATCACCGTCACCCCGACGGGCACGGTGTACGTGGCGCTTCGAGACTTCAGCTCACTGATCGACCGTGTGGCGGTCGTCAGCAGTGACGGCGAGGTCGCCACCGTCGCGATCCCGGGTTCGATCGTCCTTGTCACCCCGAGTGTTCCTTCTGCCGGGGCCAGTGTCGGCAACCCGAATGCCGGCGAGAACGGCTATGTCGCCTATACCGACGGTGGCACAACGTATCTGGCGGTGCTCGACCCCGACGGCACCATCACACGCACTGTGGCACTACCCGAGGGCGGCGTGGTCACCAACCCGGTGAGCGTGTCTCCTGACGGCGCCGTCTACCAGGTGATCCAGTTCAGGGACGCTCAGGGACGCGTCGCCTCCGAGGCGGTGCTCACGTTGTCCAATGACGCGGTGACAACAGCGCTCCCGGGATCGCCGCTGCAGCCGAACTACGAGTCGATCGAGTTCGGCCCCGACGGCACCGCGTACCTCGTCACGGTCGAATCGGCGACGTTCACATATCACTTCCTGGGGATCGACGAGGACGGTGCCACGGTCGTGACCTTGGACGCCACCGGTCCGCTGGTGCCGCAGCAGTCGAACTACGTCTTCGACCAGGCCGCCCTGGCTTTCGGTGCCGACGGCACTGCCTACGCCACCTTGCTGGGTGCCGACGCCGGAGTGTGGGCACTGTCGCCGCAGGGCGCCACCAAGGTGCTCGACGTGGATCTCGGGCCCGGCGGCACGCTCGAGCCCGTCGCGTTCGGAACCGATGGCACGCCGTACGTGACGGTGACTCAGCGCGTCGGTGACGAGTACGTGACCACGGTGCAGACGTTCACCCCGCCGACCGTGCTCTGA